One stretch of Longimicrobiaceae bacterium DNA includes these proteins:
- a CDS encoding GntR family transcriptional regulator, translated as MLVDPNSPVPLYFQVESDLRRRIQSGELPPGYVLPPEYDLCRDYGVSRHTIRTALARLSADRLIARGAGRGTVVLPQSNRVRFYLDRSFTQQMAELGRKARSRVISAEVGRVDEGDPEAVWAEKGAPCFRLERLRFGDDEPIGVQKTLVLTHRCPDLQKHDFANESLYAILSREYSLVVTRIHHTVGAAVADARDAELLEIGEGAPLLVVNTTAFLGESEVLEHTVSRYRADRYEYSITHTL; from the coding sequence ATGTTGGTTGACCCGAATAGTCCGGTTCCGCTGTACTTTCAGGTGGAGTCGGATCTGCGCCGGCGGATTCAGTCCGGGGAGCTTCCCCCGGGCTACGTCCTACCACCGGAGTACGACCTGTGCCGCGACTACGGGGTCAGCCGACACACCATACGCACGGCACTCGCCCGGCTCTCCGCGGACCGGCTCATCGCGCGCGGGGCGGGTCGTGGCACGGTCGTGCTGCCGCAGTCGAATCGGGTCCGCTTCTACCTCGACCGGAGCTTCACCCAGCAGATGGCCGAGCTGGGGCGGAAGGCGCGCTCCCGGGTGATCAGCGCCGAGGTCGGTCGCGTGGACGAGGGGGACCCGGAAGCGGTGTGGGCGGAGAAGGGGGCCCCGTGCTTCCGTCTCGAGCGCCTCCGCTTCGGTGACGACGAGCCCATCGGCGTCCAGAAGACCCTGGTGCTGACGCATCGCTGTCCGGACCTGCAGAAGCACGATTTTGCCAACGAGTCATTGTACGCGATCCTGAGCCGCGAGTACTCGTTGGTGGTGACCCGCATCCATCACACCGTGGGGGCCGCCGTGGCGGATGCTCGTGATGCCGAGTTGCTGGAGATTGGAGAGGGGGCGCCGCTGCTGGTGGTGAACACGACGGCCTTTCTGGGCGAGTCCGAGGTGTTGGAGCACACGGTGAGCCGGTACCGCGCGGACCGGTACGAGTACAGCATAACGCATACGCTGTGA
- a CDS encoding ROK family protein, with translation MDGERLKPHGAAAPYTVGFDLGGTNLKVVALTGDGTELGCWTESSGDDPESWVRKIRGMLGTLQEQVGRPASWVGIAAPGLVARDQRSVAWMQGRLDALTGLDWTDALGLGVTVPVINDAHAALLGEAWLGAAAGCSNVMMLTLGTGVGGGAMVDGHLLRGHLGRAGHLGHICLDPDGPPDIVGTPGTLEEAIGDCTVARRTNGRFTTTEALVDAHRRGEAEATDIWLRSVYLLACGIVSLINVLDPEMIVIGGGIARAGDELFQPLTRFVHSLEWRPTGVSVPIVPARLGAFAGAYGAARHALTSCAT, from the coding sequence ATGGACGGTGAGCGCTTGAAGCCGCACGGCGCAGCGGCGCCCTACACGGTCGGGTTCGACCTGGGTGGGACCAACCTGAAGGTGGTGGCGCTCACCGGGGACGGCACCGAGCTGGGCTGCTGGACCGAGTCGAGCGGTGACGACCCCGAGTCCTGGGTGCGGAAGATTCGCGGCATGCTCGGCACGCTCCAGGAGCAAGTGGGCCGCCCCGCGAGCTGGGTGGGGATCGCCGCGCCGGGGTTGGTGGCTCGCGATCAGCGTAGTGTGGCCTGGATGCAGGGCCGCCTCGACGCGCTCACCGGTCTCGACTGGACCGATGCCCTGGGCCTCGGCGTCACGGTGCCGGTCATCAACGACGCTCACGCGGCCCTGCTCGGTGAAGCATGGCTGGGCGCCGCGGCGGGGTGCTCCAACGTGATGATGCTCACGCTGGGCACCGGAGTCGGGGGAGGGGCGATGGTCGACGGCCACCTCCTCAGGGGGCACCTCGGGCGAGCCGGGCATCTGGGACACATCTGCCTGGACCCTGATGGTCCTCCGGACATCGTGGGAACGCCCGGAACGCTGGAGGAGGCGATCGGTGATTGCACGGTCGCCAGGCGAACCAATGGTCGATTCACGACTACTGAGGCGCTGGTCGATGCCCACCGAAGAGGGGAGGCCGAGGCAACCGACATCTGGCTTCGCTCGGTGTATCTGCTCGCTTGCGGAATCGTCTCCCTGATCAATGTCCTCGATCCGGAGATGATCGTGATCGGAGGGGGAATCGCTCGCGCGGGGGATGAGCTTTTCCAGCCGCTCACTCGCTTTGTTCACTCGCTGGAGTGGCGCCCGACCGGGGTCTCCGTACCCATCGTCCCTGCGCGGCTGGGAGCATTCGCAGGTGCGTACGGTGCGGCACGCCATGCGCTCACAAGCTGTGCAACGTGA
- a CDS encoding Gfo/Idh/MocA family oxidoreductase: MRAHRIALLGTGLIGSFYATSILGQRRRDRIEVVYSRDEARARDFAGRWGIPRHTTDMAAAIKDPEVDVVVIGIPNHLHEEAVTLAAEAGKAILCTKPLGRNAEEAKRMLDAAERAGVFHGYLEDLVYTPKTLKSIAATRAGAVGDVLWVRSRETHPGPHSAWFWSPEQAGGGSLIDMGCHCIEIIRSFVGKENRPLEVMCWTDTLVHPIEAEDHAIALIRFESGAVGQVETSWAFRGGMDLRDEVAGTEGTIMLNHWLRTGFEMFSAAGSKGYVAEKLESETGWMFPVGDEPHALGYVPMFVDMFDALEEGRPPTETFYDGYVVNAVIDACYRSARTRQWEPVVLDDWRAREPARSVRAQAVEVDGKVLIKKERLPDGTVRSILRDLQTGEITQTVNAVA; this comes from the coding sequence ATGCGGGCTCACCGAATCGCTCTTCTCGGCACAGGATTGATCGGCTCCTTCTACGCCACCTCGATCCTGGGGCAGCGCCGCCGTGATCGCATCGAGGTCGTCTACTCCCGCGACGAGGCGCGCGCGCGTGACTTCGCCGGCCGCTGGGGTATCCCACGCCACACCACCGATATGGCAGCCGCGATCAAGGATCCCGAGGTGGACGTGGTGGTGATCGGCATACCCAACCATCTGCACGAGGAAGCCGTCACACTGGCGGCCGAAGCCGGCAAGGCGATCCTCTGCACCAAGCCGCTGGGCCGCAACGCGGAGGAGGCCAAGCGTATGCTGGACGCGGCGGAGCGCGCGGGGGTCTTCCACGGCTATCTCGAGGACCTCGTCTACACGCCCAAGACGCTCAAGTCCATCGCCGCGACCCGTGCCGGTGCGGTCGGCGACGTCCTCTGGGTCCGGTCGCGCGAGACTCACCCGGGACCGCACAGCGCTTGGTTCTGGTCGCCCGAGCAGGCCGGTGGCGGATCGCTGATCGACATGGGCTGCCACTGCATCGAGATCATCCGCAGCTTCGTTGGCAAGGAGAACCGGCCGCTCGAGGTCATGTGCTGGACCGACACCCTGGTTCACCCCATCGAAGCCGAGGATCACGCCATCGCCCTGATCCGCTTCGAGAGTGGGGCCGTGGGTCAGGTCGAAACGAGCTGGGCATTCCGGGGCGGAATGGACCTGCGTGACGAGGTCGCCGGCACGGAGGGCACGATCATGCTCAACCACTGGCTGCGCACGGGCTTCGAGATGTTCTCCGCCGCCGGCAGCAAGGGCTACGTGGCCGAGAAGCTGGAATCGGAGACCGGTTGGATGTTCCCGGTCGGGGACGAGCCGCACGCGCTGGGCTACGTGCCCATGTTCGTGGACATGTTCGACGCGCTGGAAGAGGGGCGCCCGCCGACGGAGACGTTCTACGACGGCTACGTGGTGAACGCGGTGATCGATGCCTGCTACCGATCGGCGCGCACGCGTCAGTGGGAGCCGGTCGTGCTCGACGATTGGCGTGCCCGCGAACCCGCCAGGAGCGTTCGCGCCCAGGCGGTCGAAGTCGATGGGAAGGTGTTGATCAAGAAGGAGCGCCTGCCCGACGGCACCGTGCGGTCGATCCTGCGAGATCTGCAGACCGGCGAGATCACCCAGACGGTGAACGCGGTCGCATGA
- a CDS encoding SDR family oxidoreductase, with product MSGELTGRTLLVTGTTGIAAETARVASRSGVRVVVIGIDTESGESLAREVGAEGGDCRFLEADVTDPARVAQVVSVCAADLGRIDALFNVVGISGRRFGDGPLHECTDEGWDRTFETNVRSMFLMSREVLRRMLLQEPDSDGMRGVLLNMASVLAFSPSARSFATHGYAASKGAIIAMSRSAAAYYAPHGIRINAIAPGLVRTPMSRRAQDDPAIVEYMRVKQPLPGGLLEPGDIASTALFLLSPAARSITGQVISVDGGWTVSA from the coding sequence ATGTCGGGTGAGCTGACCGGGCGCACGCTACTGGTGACCGGCACGACCGGCATCGCCGCGGAAACCGCCCGCGTGGCCTCGCGGTCGGGTGTACGCGTGGTGGTCATCGGCATCGATACGGAGAGTGGGGAGAGCCTCGCCCGGGAAGTGGGCGCGGAGGGTGGAGACTGTCGCTTCCTCGAGGCGGACGTAACGGATCCGGCGCGCGTCGCCCAGGTGGTCAGCGTCTGTGCCGCTGACCTCGGCCGCATCGACGCACTGTTCAACGTGGTCGGCATCAGCGGGCGGCGTTTCGGCGACGGGCCGCTGCACGAGTGCACGGACGAGGGTTGGGACCGGACATTCGAGACCAACGTCCGCAGCATGTTCCTGATGTCCCGCGAGGTGCTGCGAAGGATGCTCCTGCAGGAGCCGGACAGCGACGGCATGCGCGGGGTCCTGCTGAACATGGCGAGCGTGCTGGCGTTCTCTCCGTCGGCCCGGTCGTTCGCGACCCATGGGTACGCCGCCAGCAAAGGAGCGATCATCGCCATGAGCCGCTCGGCCGCCGCCTACTACGCTCCCCACGGCATTCGCATCAACGCGATCGCTCCGGGTCTGGTGCGCACGCCCATGAGTCGCCGCGCGCAGGACGATCCCGCGATCGTGGAGTACATGCGCGTGAAGCAGCCGCTGCCCGGGGGATTGCTGGAGCCCGGGGACATAGCTTCGACCGCGCTCTTCCTGCTGAGCCCGGCCGCGCGCTCGATCACCGGGCAGGTGATTTCGGTCGACGGCGGATGGACGGTGAGCGCTTGA
- a CDS encoding TIM barrel protein yields the protein MVPQKASRRTFLGSAASFLAAAALGRPGLVPGRASKPVSQERALSCNVYTWMTFFGREGRDWFEDLDASLAEYARSGLTVFEPSVGSASELATLGPLLRKHGLRMDSVYVGSSLHDDAEAEESIAQILQIADSARALGARIIVTNPNPLPEQQCKSDAQLRTQARNLDRLGAALRERALTLAYHNHDPELRCAAREFHHMMLATDPEHVGLCLEPHWIYRGAGNSQVALFDIIRLYGRRTVEVHLRQSQGGVWTETFGPGDIDYVRFAQELERLEVRPLLVLEQAVEEGTPHTMDAVEAHKRSIDYALEVFGLSGA from the coding sequence ATGGTTCCCCAGAAGGCAAGCCGCCGCACGTTTCTCGGTTCCGCGGCCTCCTTCCTCGCCGCGGCGGCGCTCGGTCGCCCGGGTCTGGTTCCGGGTCGCGCGAGTAAGCCCGTCTCACAGGAACGCGCCCTGTCCTGCAACGTCTACACGTGGATGACGTTTTTCGGTCGAGAGGGGCGCGATTGGTTCGAGGATCTGGATGCGAGCCTGGCGGAATACGCCCGATCGGGGCTCACCGTCTTCGAGCCCTCGGTGGGCTCCGCCTCGGAGCTGGCGACCCTCGGACCGCTGCTGCGCAAACACGGCCTGCGCATGGACTCCGTCTACGTCGGCAGCAGCCTGCATGACGATGCCGAGGCGGAGGAGAGCATCGCGCAGATTCTGCAGATCGCCGATTCGGCCCGAGCGCTGGGCGCGCGCATCATCGTCACCAACCCGAATCCTCTACCCGAGCAGCAGTGCAAGTCCGACGCTCAGCTGCGCACCCAGGCGCGTAACCTCGACCGCCTGGGGGCCGCGCTCAGGGAACGCGCGCTCACCCTCGCCTACCACAATCACGACCCCGAGCTGCGCTGCGCGGCGCGCGAGTTCCACCACATGATGCTCGCCACCGACCCGGAGCACGTGGGCCTCTGTCTGGAACCTCACTGGATCTACCGAGGAGCGGGGAACTCCCAGGTCGCGCTCTTCGACATCATCCGGCTCTACGGGCGCCGTACGGTGGAGGTGCACCTCCGCCAGTCGCAAGGCGGAGTCTGGACCGAGACCTTCGGTCCCGGTGACATCGACTACGTCCGCTTCGCGCAGGAGCTCGAGCGCCTGGAGGTCCGACCTCTGCTCGTCCTGGAGCAGGCCGTCGAGGAGGGGACGCCCCACACCATGGACGCGGTCGAAGCCCACAAGCGCAGTATCGACTACGCCCTGGAGGTGTTCGGTCTGAGCGGCGCTTGA
- a CDS encoding cytochrome c, which yields MFRTGQKPMCRAVTWIRGCGPILLLASGIGCGGGNVPLPDLSGALVDTAGLAERGEYLVRNAAVCGHCHAEDPQRDPDGPLSGGMTFRNWRLGAIRAANLTPDSATGLGRWSEEEIVRAIRTGEDREGHVLAPVMPYEWFHGMSDRDALAVARYLKSLPPVRKEVDNDPNLIYRAARLFFLGPKDPPQDQAPPRGPTAEYGEYLALHVSLCADCHTPRGGIRSTPDRDRLFAGTASPPGGFPANPSNLTPDPETGIGNWSEEDFLRTIRTGVNPEGDSLHAFMPWREYRRMTDDDLRAIYRYLRTLKPIRNEVPRREED from the coding sequence ATGTTCAGAACGGGACAGAAGCCCATGTGCCGCGCCGTGACCTGGATTCGGGGTTGCGGACCAATATTGCTCCTGGCCTCTGGCATCGGCTGTGGGGGAGGCAACGTTCCACTTCCAGATCTCTCCGGCGCACTGGTGGACACGGCCGGGCTGGCGGAGCGCGGCGAGTACCTGGTGCGCAACGCGGCCGTCTGCGGTCACTGTCACGCGGAGGACCCGCAGCGGGACCCGGATGGGCCGCTCAGCGGTGGGATGACCTTCCGGAACTGGCGCCTCGGCGCGATCCGCGCGGCGAACCTCACCCCCGACTCCGCGACCGGGCTGGGACGGTGGAGCGAGGAGGAGATCGTGCGCGCCATACGCACCGGCGAGGATCGCGAGGGGCACGTGCTTGCGCCGGTGATGCCGTACGAGTGGTTCCACGGGATGTCGGACCGCGATGCGTTGGCGGTCGCACGCTACCTGAAGAGCCTTCCGCCGGTACGCAAGGAGGTCGACAACGATCCCAACCTCATCTACCGCGCCGCACGACTCTTCTTCCTCGGACCGAAGGACCCACCGCAGGATCAGGCGCCTCCGCGCGGACCCACCGCCGAGTACGGCGAGTACCTGGCGTTGCACGTCAGCCTCTGCGCCGACTGCCACACCCCGCGCGGCGGCATCCGCTCCACTCCCGACCGGGACCGTCTCTTTGCCGGCACCGCCTCGCCGCCGGGGGGCTTCCCCGCGAACCCGTCCAACCTCACCCCCGACCCCGAGACCGGGATCGGGAACTGGAGCGAGGAGGACTTCCTGCGCACCATCCGCACCGGAGTCAACCCCGAGGGCGACTCCCTGCACGCCTTCATGCCCTGGCGCGAGTACCGCCGCATGACCGACGACGACCTGCGGGCGATCTATCGCTACCTGCGTACGTTGAAGCCGATTCGGAACGAGGTGCCGAGGAGGGAGGAGGACTAG
- a CDS encoding SIS domain-containing protein — protein MKPTQDYLAQCRRILAAVAAQEEAIERAADWFSASILAGRMVHLFGSGHSRMMVEEMWPRYGSFPGFNPIVELSLTFHNPVVGPNGQRQAMFLENVPGLAEQILRNFDLSEADSALVISSSGCNVVSIEIAEGFQKRGIRVVAIVSKAHSDASTSRDPRGLKLPDFADLVLDTGAPVGDAMVYVDGLPTPVGPGSTVGGVLLVNAIKAEVALRLTKAGSPPRVLTAAAVVGPEESTELFQSAYDEHARRLSRLYQNVGLQE, from the coding sequence GTGAAACCAACTCAAGACTATCTGGCGCAGTGTCGAAGAATCCTGGCAGCCGTCGCGGCGCAGGAAGAGGCCATCGAACGTGCTGCGGACTGGTTCTCGGCCAGCATTCTCGCCGGCCGGATGGTGCACCTGTTCGGCTCCGGCCACAGCCGCATGATGGTCGAGGAGATGTGGCCCCGCTACGGCTCGTTTCCGGGCTTCAACCCGATCGTCGAGCTCTCCCTCACCTTCCACAATCCGGTGGTGGGCCCCAACGGGCAGCGGCAGGCCATGTTCCTCGAGAACGTGCCCGGCCTGGCTGAGCAGATCCTGCGCAACTTCGACCTGTCCGAAGCGGATTCGGCGCTCGTCATCTCGTCGAGCGGGTGCAACGTGGTCTCCATCGAGATCGCGGAGGGCTTTCAGAAGCGCGGCATTCGGGTGGTGGCGATCGTCAGCAAGGCGCATTCGGACGCCTCGACGAGCAGGGATCCGCGTGGTCTCAAGCTGCCTGATTTCGCGGACCTCGTACTCGACACCGGCGCGCCAGTGGGGGACGCAATGGTGTATGTCGATGGCCTGCCCACGCCCGTCGGGCCCGGTTCGACGGTCGGGGGCGTACTGCTCGTCAACGCCATCAAAGCCGAAGTCGCCTTGCGACTCACGAAGGCGGGAAGTCCACCGAGAGTCCTTACGGCTGCCGCGGTGGTGGGCCCGGAAGAATCGACCGAGCTGTTCCAGTCGGCCTACGACGAGCATGCCCGCCGACTCTCACGGTTGTACCAGAATGTTGGGCTTCAGGAGTAA
- a CDS encoding TonB-dependent siderophore receptor, translated as MHRFLLPLAVFIAAVTPLEAQSGIIHARVTDAETGRPLPGVQISLEGGQDGGISTEGGRVVIRGVPAGTRTIIARLMGYEPARREVQLRGGETLVLDIELSRQAVALSGITVVGQQGGYVATRSNTATKMDLPLIETPQSITVVTSDQIRDQASPNLQEVLRYTPGVRHELYGIDNRGDWVSLRGSQETTTLLDGMRLPLTGWYGVVRTEPYAYERIEVLRGPASIIAGQNDPGGVVNLVSKRPQPVASREVGLRLGNYNRRELQADFTGPLDADGNWLYRLVAVGKDGDTQVEYADEQRTFVAPSLTWQSEHGHALTLYGEYQFDESKNTNAFLGLDGTLRPAPNGPIPMDLFIGEPDWDTYGGTRYRFGYSADLGLGGSWRLRNNVRHDRVDGLMKSLYAAWWLGFLDENGEPDANGRYLGREWYVYDDASRMTAGEVLLQGTPRTGGVEHTVLIGVDGLLHDATQISAAGTGTPLNVYDPEYGTFPEPTLEGGTRTDNEIRRVGFLVQDQMKFSDRLSLRLGLRREYVRNAVVDGEVSRDWATSRNVGIVYKILPGLAPYASYSESFNPVGGTDAEGKAFKPKRGEQIEGGIKWAPTSLPFQASAAVYSIEEKNRLASDPENVNESIQIGEARVRGVELEAQGAVAGWNLLASYSYTRATASADPFGTDLDPDQQIEGIPEHSASTWAVYDFGLLGLPGLSLGGGVRYVGRIGDGTGNVFVPAVTLFDALASFHRGSWRFALNANNLADKSYIATCLARGDCWFGARRGITGTVSYRW; from the coding sequence ATGCATCGCTTTCTTCTTCCACTTGCAGTCTTTATAGCCGCAGTCACCCCACTCGAAGCGCAATCCGGGATCATCCACGCTCGGGTCACCGATGCCGAGACCGGCCGGCCGCTGCCCGGGGTGCAGATTTCCCTGGAGGGGGGACAGGACGGAGGCATCTCGACGGAAGGTGGTCGAGTGGTGATCCGCGGGGTGCCGGCCGGCACACGGACGATCATCGCCCGCTTGATGGGTTATGAGCCGGCGCGCCGCGAGGTGCAGCTCCGCGGCGGGGAGACGCTCGTGCTGGACATCGAGCTGTCCCGCCAGGCGGTGGCGCTGAGCGGCATCACGGTGGTCGGGCAGCAGGGCGGATACGTCGCCACCCGCTCCAACACGGCGACGAAGATGGACCTGCCGCTGATCGAGACGCCGCAGTCGATCACCGTGGTGACCTCCGACCAGATCCGTGACCAGGCCTCGCCCAATCTGCAGGAGGTCCTGCGCTACACGCCGGGCGTGCGCCACGAGCTCTACGGCATCGACAACCGGGGCGACTGGGTCTCGCTACGCGGCAGCCAGGAGACGACGACGCTGCTCGACGGGATGCGGCTCCCCCTCACCGGCTGGTACGGCGTGGTTCGCACGGAGCCCTACGCCTACGAGCGTATCGAAGTGCTGCGCGGCCCGGCCTCGATCATCGCGGGCCAGAACGACCCTGGCGGGGTGGTCAACCTGGTCTCGAAGCGGCCGCAGCCGGTGGCATCGCGGGAGGTGGGCCTGCGCCTGGGTAACTACAACCGCCGCGAGCTCCAGGCGGACTTCACCGGCCCGCTCGACGCGGACGGCAACTGGCTCTACCGTCTGGTCGCGGTCGGGAAGGACGGCGACACCCAGGTCGAGTACGCGGACGAGCAGCGCACCTTCGTCGCCCCGTCGCTCACCTGGCAGTCCGAACACGGTCACGCGCTCACCCTCTATGGTGAGTACCAGTTCGACGAAAGCAAGAACACGAACGCCTTCCTCGGGCTCGACGGGACTCTGAGGCCAGCGCCGAACGGTCCTATCCCCATGGATCTGTTCATCGGCGAGCCGGACTGGGACACCTACGGTGGTACGCGCTATCGCTTCGGCTACTCCGCGGACCTCGGGCTCGGCGGATCCTGGCGCCTGCGCAACAACGTGCGCCACGACCGGGTCGATGGCTTGATGAAGTCCCTCTACGCAGCCTGGTGGCTGGGCTTCCTCGACGAGAACGGAGAGCCGGATGCGAACGGTCGCTATCTAGGCCGCGAGTGGTACGTCTACGACGACGCCTCGCGCATGACGGCGGGGGAGGTCCTTCTCCAGGGCACCCCGCGGACCGGGGGCGTCGAGCACACCGTGCTGATCGGCGTGGACGGGCTGCTCCACGACGCCACCCAGATCTCCGCTGCCGGGACGGGCACCCCGCTGAACGTCTACGACCCCGAATACGGCACCTTCCCCGAGCCTACGCTCGAGGGCGGCACCCGCACCGACAACGAGATCCGGCGCGTCGGATTCCTGGTGCAGGACCAGATGAAGTTCTCCGATCGCCTGAGCCTTCGGCTCGGGCTGCGGCGGGAATACGTGCGGAACGCGGTCGTGGACGGAGAGGTGAGCCGAGATTGGGCGACCAGCCGGAACGTCGGGATCGTCTACAAGATCCTTCCCGGGCTCGCCCCCTACGCGAGCTACTCGGAGTCATTCAACCCGGTGGGCGGCACGGACGCAGAGGGCAAGGCGTTCAAGCCCAAGCGTGGCGAACAGATCGAGGGTGGGATCAAGTGGGCCCCGACATCGCTCCCCTTCCAGGCATCCGCCGCCGTCTACTCGATCGAGGAGAAAAACCGGCTCGCCAGCGATCCCGAGAACGTCAACGAGAGCATCCAGATCGGCGAAGCTCGCGTACGCGGGGTCGAGCTGGAGGCGCAGGGCGCCGTCGCCGGTTGGAATCTGCTGGCCAGCTACAGTTACACGCGCGCGACCGCGAGCGCCGACCCCTTCGGAACCGACCTCGATCCCGACCAGCAGATCGAGGGGATTCCGGAGCACAGCGCCTCCACCTGGGCCGTGTACGACTTCGGGTTGCTCGGCCTCCCCGGCCTCTCCCTGGGCGGCGGCGTGCGCTACGTCGGCCGGATCGGCGACGGGACGGGCAACGTCTTCGTACCTGCGGTCACGCTGTTCGACGCCCTCGCCTCCTTCCACCGAGGCTCCTGGCGATTCGCCCTGAACGCGAACAACCTCGCCGACAAGAGCTACATCGCCACCTGTCTCGCGCGCGGCGACTGCTGGTTCGGCGCGCGGCGGGGGATCACCGGCACCGTCTCGTACCGGTGGTGA
- a CDS encoding FAD-dependent oxidoreductase has product MPSPLISAHIPTLADVDVLVVGAGSAGCCAALAASRSGRFHVALVERYGFFGGCSTQVLDTFYGFFTPGPEPRKVVGGIPDQVVDALDAEGAMYLRPNTYGAGTGVTYDPERLKIIWDRLLEEAGVDLYLHSLLVGVEDNPDGRVDAVVIATKQGLRRIRAKRFIDASGDADLCYHAGIAFERAGEIDPAQTLTTTFRMCNVDLERFERAGGKKMLAERMARAVEEGTHPLPRRAGSAHAMVQPGCISTVAVRVASVDATDVHELGKAEREGRRQAYIYEAFFRDRVPGYENARIIGLSTQIGVRESRRVYGEYRLTRDDCLQARRFDDRVLLCGAPIEDHRQNAAGEEETVWAYVPEGKAYDVPYRTLVPRGRDEVWVAGRCFSATHDAHASCRSMGQTMSMGQAAGLAAALSLERDCGARDLPVTELQERLAALGAVLETPGEVAATAAHAWAANRGAKRGEAIL; this is encoded by the coding sequence ATGCCTTCCCCGCTGATCTCCGCACACATCCCCACTCTGGCGGACGTCGACGTGCTGGTCGTCGGCGCCGGATCCGCGGGGTGCTGCGCCGCCCTCGCGGCGAGCCGATCCGGCCGGTTCCATGTTGCGCTCGTCGAACGCTACGGCTTCTTCGGAGGGTGCTCCACCCAGGTCCTGGATACCTTCTACGGCTTTTTCACCCCGGGGCCGGAGCCGCGAAAGGTCGTGGGAGGCATTCCCGACCAGGTGGTCGACGCCCTGGATGCCGAGGGCGCGATGTACCTGCGACCGAACACGTATGGAGCGGGCACCGGAGTCACTTACGACCCGGAGCGACTGAAGATCATCTGGGACCGCTTGCTGGAGGAGGCGGGTGTAGACCTCTACCTCCATTCGCTGTTGGTGGGCGTTGAAGACAATCCGGACGGTCGCGTCGACGCGGTGGTGATCGCGACCAAGCAGGGCCTCAGGCGGATACGGGCGAAGCGTTTCATCGACGCGAGCGGCGACGCCGACCTGTGCTACCACGCGGGAATCGCCTTTGAGCGAGCGGGCGAAATCGATCCCGCGCAGACGCTCACCACCACCTTCCGCATGTGCAATGTGGACCTCGAGCGGTTCGAGCGTGCGGGAGGCAAGAAGATGCTCGCGGAGCGGATGGCGCGGGCGGTGGAAGAAGGCACCCATCCGTTGCCTCGGCGGGCGGGAAGCGCACACGCCATGGTGCAGCCGGGCTGCATCTCCACGGTCGCGGTGCGAGTGGCCAGCGTCGACGCCACCGATGTGCACGAGCTTGGTAAGGCGGAGCGCGAGGGGCGCCGGCAGGCCTACATCTACGAAGCCTTCTTCCGCGACCGTGTGCCTGGCTACGAGAACGCCCGCATCATCGGCCTGAGCACGCAGATCGGCGTGCGCGAGTCGAGACGCGTCTACGGCGAGTACCGCCTCACCCGCGACGACTGCTTGCAGGCGAGGCGTTTCGACGACCGGGTGCTCCTGTGTGGTGCGCCCATCGAGGACCACCGCCAGAACGCTGCGGGCGAAGAAGAGACCGTCTGGGCGTACGTGCCCGAGGGAAAGGCTTACGACGTGCCCTACCGGACTCTCGTCCCGCGGGGGCGGGACGAGGTATGGGTTGCCGGACGATGCTTCAGCGCCACTCACGATGCTCACGCGTCCTGCCGGTCGATGGGTCAGACCATGTCGATGGGTCAGGCGGCAGGCTTGGCGGCAGCGCTCTCGCTGGAGCGTGACTGCGGGGCGCGTGACCTGCCGGTGACCGAGCTGCAGGAGCGCCTGGCCGCCCTGGGCGCGGTACTGGAGACGCCCGGCGAGGTTGCGGCCACCGCGGCGCACGCGTGGGCAGCCAACCGCGGAGCGAAGCGCGGGGAGGCCATTCTATGA